The following proteins are co-located in the Pseudoalteromonas sp. N1230-9 genome:
- a CDS encoding Fe(3+) ABC transporter substrate-binding protein: MRKKALVLLTALISTPVFAADVVNIYSFRQPFLIKPILDDFTKQTGIKTNVVFAKKGLIERVKREGKHSKADLVLTSNFSALIQLEDLNLTQKIQSDVVSANVPSTFRDSDGQWVALTKRVRNVYSSKERVGALPELTYEDLADPKYKGKLCTRSGKHPYNLGLVASMIAHHGEAEAKQWLEGVKANLARKPQGNDRAQVKAVKEGLCDIALGNSYYFGKMMQDEQQKSWAEAVHINFPNQTNRGSHINVSGVVMTKYAKNPENALKLIEYMTDNKAQNMYASVNMEYPVKNGVELSEMVASWGEFKEDSLSLDEISKYRPAALKLIDEVKFDL; this comes from the coding sequence ATGAGAAAGAAAGCCTTAGTATTATTAACAGCTTTGATAAGCACACCTGTGTTTGCAGCTGATGTTGTAAATATATATTCGTTTCGTCAGCCTTTTTTGATTAAACCTATTTTAGATGATTTTACCAAGCAAACAGGTATCAAAACGAATGTCGTGTTTGCGAAAAAAGGACTCATCGAGCGTGTGAAGCGCGAGGGCAAGCATAGTAAGGCTGATCTTGTGCTCACTTCAAATTTTAGTGCGCTTATTCAGTTAGAAGATCTTAACTTAACCCAAAAGATTCAAAGCGATGTTGTCAGTGCTAATGTGCCAAGTACATTTCGCGATAGTGATGGACAATGGGTTGCGCTTACAAAGCGTGTTCGTAATGTTTATTCATCTAAAGAACGTGTTGGGGCATTACCTGAGCTAACTTATGAAGACCTTGCTGATCCTAAATACAAAGGTAAGCTATGCACACGTTCGGGTAAACATCCCTATAATTTAGGCTTAGTAGCTTCTATGATTGCTCATCATGGAGAGGCAGAAGCAAAGCAGTGGCTGGAAGGTGTAAAGGCGAATCTTGCTCGTAAGCCTCAGGGTAATGACCGTGCTCAAGTAAAAGCTGTAAAAGAAGGTTTGTGTGACATCGCTTTAGGTAACAGTTACTACTTTGGCAAAATGATGCAAGATGAACAGCAAAAATCATGGGCAGAAGCCGTTCATATTAACTTTCCTAACCAAACTAATCGTGGCTCACATATTAATGTCTCGGGTGTGGTAATGACGAAATACGCCAAAAACCCTGAAAATGCCTTGAAACTGATTGAGTATATGACCGACAATAAGGCACAAAATATGTATGCCTCAGTCAATATGGAATACCCAGTAAAAAATGGGGTTGAATTATCTGAGATGGTTGCATCATGGGGTGAGTTTAAAGAAGATAGTCTTTCACTCGATGAAATTAGTAAATATCGTCCAGCGGCACTGAAGCTGATTGATGAAGTGAAGTTTGATTTATAA
- a CDS encoding ABC transporter permease translates to MHVKFSLSRWQLLAWLIGLLLVTPLGFLLFESLQGDSDVFQHLFDTVLWDYTRNTLLLILGVGLLSCVIALPLAWLTAYCDFPGRKQFEWALMLPLAMPTYLIAYVYTDLLDYAGPVQIALREWFGWQSPGDYWFFDIRTLTGAIVMIALVLYPYLFLIFKTALREQSFKLVQASQLMGLSPIQSFLRVSLPLGRGAIVAGITLISMEAMADFATVNYFAVSTLTTAVYDTWLGYYSLTAAAKISGIMLLILFLTIMVERFSRRNQAVYERQSSVNSATLYRLKGGAAWAASLACSVVLVLAFILPVGVLVKYAIVYADEAWNGAFFNYAWQSFKVAIVVSLVTILLSLLVLFYQRIAKHAYPLIPGRLASTGYALPGTVLAIAVLLPLTQLDDALNNWLEPFGLSPGLLLSGTLFAMIFAYVVRFYAIAHGALESSFLRISPSLDMASQSMGKGPLQTLRKVHLPLLKRGILTAGLLVFIECMKELPAALLLRPFNFETLATHVFQYVSDEQLELASISALLIVLVGLIPLYFVNRSMEQNHS, encoded by the coding sequence ATGCATGTGAAGTTTTCGCTGTCGCGTTGGCAGCTTTTAGCTTGGCTAATTGGCCTGCTGCTTGTTACACCTTTAGGTTTTTTGTTATTTGAATCTCTCCAGGGGGATTCGGATGTATTTCAGCATCTTTTCGATACGGTGCTGTGGGATTATACCCGTAATACGTTATTGCTCATCCTAGGAGTGGGGCTTTTAAGTTGTGTTATTGCGTTGCCGCTAGCGTGGTTAACGGCTTATTGTGACTTTCCTGGGCGGAAACAGTTTGAGTGGGCGTTAATGCTGCCCTTAGCAATGCCCACCTATTTAATTGCTTATGTTTACACTGACCTACTTGATTACGCAGGGCCTGTGCAAATAGCCTTAAGAGAGTGGTTTGGTTGGCAATCACCGGGTGATTACTGGTTTTTTGATATTCGCACTTTAACTGGGGCGATCGTGATGATTGCGTTGGTGCTTTATCCTTATTTATTTCTGATTTTCAAAACGGCACTTAGAGAACAGTCATTTAAATTAGTACAAGCAAGTCAGCTTATGGGGCTTTCGCCAATACAAAGCTTTTTAAGAGTGAGCTTACCGCTTGGACGCGGTGCGATTGTCGCGGGTATTACCTTGATCAGTATGGAAGCAATGGCCGACTTTGCTACAGTTAACTACTTTGCCGTGAGCACACTCACGACTGCTGTTTACGATACGTGGCTTGGTTATTACTCGTTAACCGCTGCAGCAAAAATCTCGGGTATTATGCTGCTCATTTTATTTTTAACTATCATGGTTGAGCGCTTTAGCCGTCGTAATCAAGCCGTGTATGAGCGTCAATCTAGCGTTAATAGCGCAACACTTTATCGCTTAAAAGGCGGTGCTGCATGGGCTGCAAGCTTAGCTTGCTCAGTCGTACTGGTACTGGCTTTTATCTTGCCGGTTGGGGTGTTAGTTAAATACGCCATTGTGTATGCGGATGAAGCATGGAATGGGGCATTTTTTAATTACGCTTGGCAAAGTTTTAAAGTAGCGATTGTGGTGAGCCTTGTAACCATTTTACTGAGCTTACTGGTCTTGTTTTATCAGCGGATTGCTAAACACGCTTACCCTTTGATCCCAGGGCGTTTAGCAAGTACTGGCTATGCTCTGCCAGGAACCGTGCTCGCCATCGCGGTATTGTTGCCTCTAACTCAATTAGATGATGCATTAAATAACTGGCTTGAGCCTTTTGGCTTATCGCCTGGGTTACTTTTGAGTGGCACTTTATTTGCGATGATATTTGCTTATGTTGTGCGGTTTTATGCGATTGCGCATGGGGCACTTGAAAGCAGCTTCTTACGTATCAGCCCGTCGTTAGATATGGCAAGCCAATCAATGGGGAAGGGGCCATTGCAAACTTTGCGTAAAGTTCATTTACCCTTGTTAAAACGCGGCATTCTTACCGCTGGCTTGTTAGTCTTTATTGAATGCATGAAAGAGCTGCCCGCCGCATTATTATTAAGGCCATTTAACTTTGAAACACTGGCAACCCATGTCTTTCAGTATGTTAGTGATGAGCAGTTGGAGCTTGCCTCAATTTCAGCGTTATTGATTGTTTTAGTGGGGCTTATTCCTTTGTATTTCGTTAATCGTTCGATGGAGCAAAATCACTCATGA
- a CDS encoding ABC transporter ATP-binding protein — protein MSHLVIKDLAYQYNGTKVLSGLNLNVKQDEIVCLLGASGCGKTTTLKAIAGILQPEQGYMSIDSNVVNDNGFFVAPQKRNIGMMFQDYALFPHLTVSDNIAFGLNNMSKEQKRERVNEMLTLVKLDGCAKRYPHQLSGGQQQRVAIARALAYKPSLLLLDEPFSNIDTQVRFELIADIRRIIKAQKVSAVFVTHSKEEAFAFADTLAVMHGGKIAQQGSAEQLFSQPNSKVVAEFLGTGIYLTAKALTATEYETVFGVVSSINAGNHDCVQGQIYVRPHHIQLCKAENGDAQGLTILQRRFIGTRYVYRINIAGQELEVAAEQDHVFSVEQPVKIKIMPHTVNFFRD, from the coding sequence ATGAGCCATTTAGTAATTAAAGACTTAGCTTATCAGTATAATGGCACTAAAGTCTTGAGTGGGTTAAACCTCAATGTAAAGCAAGACGAAATAGTGTGTTTATTAGGGGCCAGTGGCTGTGGCAAAACCACAACCCTAAAAGCAATCGCGGGAATTTTGCAGCCTGAGCAAGGTTACATGAGTATCGATTCTAATGTTGTGAACGATAATGGTTTTTTTGTTGCACCCCAAAAGCGCAATATCGGCATGATGTTTCAAGATTATGCGCTATTTCCTCATCTTACAGTGAGTGACAATATTGCGTTTGGTCTTAACAATATGAGTAAAGAGCAAAAACGTGAGCGAGTGAACGAGATGCTCACTTTAGTTAAGCTCGATGGTTGTGCCAAGCGATATCCTCACCAGCTCTCAGGTGGTCAACAGCAACGTGTCGCGATTGCCCGTGCACTTGCCTATAAACCAAGCTTGTTACTTCTTGATGAGCCATTTTCAAATATTGATACCCAAGTAAGGTTTGAGCTGATTGCCGACATACGTCGAATTATCAAAGCGCAAAAAGTTTCTGCGGTATTTGTTACCCATTCAAAAGAAGAGGCGTTTGCCTTTGCTGACACACTTGCTGTTATGCATGGTGGAAAAATAGCCCAACAAGGCTCTGCTGAGCAGTTATTTAGCCAACCTAACTCAAAGGTGGTTGCAGAGTTTCTTGGTACGGGCATATACTTAACGGCAAAAGCATTAACCGCAACTGAATATGAGACGGTGTTCGGGGTTGTATCGTCAATCAATGCAGGTAACCATGATTGCGTACAAGGTCAAATTTATGTGCGCCCTCATCATATTCAATTGTGTAAAGCAGAAAATGGCGATGCTCAAGGCTTAACTATTTTGCAAAGACGTTTTATCGGCACGCGTTATGTGTACCGTATTAATATTGCAGGGCAGGAGCTCGAAGTGGCCGCAGAGCAAGACCACGTTTTCTCGGTCGAACAGCCAGTAAAAATAAAAATAATGCCGCACACGGTCAATTTTTTTCGAGATTAA